In one Hymenobacter sp. DG25B genomic region, the following are encoded:
- a CDS encoding CHRD domain-containing protein: protein MKKLSSSLLAVLLMGAVAFTGCKKDDDDDAAPSTTKLEATINGQQEVPAVTSAGSGNFTGTYDKMSRVLTYTVTYQGFTPSAGHIHAAAPGSNGPVVVPFSSVTSPITGTATLSEADAAELLKGNFYVNFHTSANPSGEIRGNIMVK, encoded by the coding sequence ATGAAAAAGCTTTCCTCTTCTCTGCTGGCTGTGTTGTTGATGGGCGCCGTGGCATTCACCGGCTGCAAAAAAGACGATGATGATGACGCTGCTCCCAGCACTACTAAACTGGAAGCCACTATTAATGGCCAGCAGGAAGTGCCCGCCGTTACCTCCGCCGGCTCAGGCAATTTTACCGGCACTTATGATAAAATGAGCCGCGTACTGACCTACACCGTTACCTACCAGGGTTTCACGCCCAGCGCCGGCCATATTCATGCGGCCGCTCCCGGCTCCAACGGCCCGGTTGTAGTGCCTTTCTCCAGCGTAACCTCGCCCATCACAGGCACGGCAACCCTGTCGGAAGCTGATGCTGCTGAGTTGCTGAAGGGCAATTTTTACGTGAACTTCCATACTTCTGCCAACCCTAGCGGCGAAATCCGCGGCAACATTATGGTAAAGTAA
- a CDS encoding DUF5777 family beta-barrel protein, with translation MRKLYTFLPGSLAALLLVLGALVATPAQAQDDLLNQLEEQTPPPTGSSVVDATFKSSRLINGHTIQTPGQGTMVFLISHRFGTLNSGAYNFFGLDQATIRLGLEYGFTDRLTIGVGRSSLEKTLDSFVKYKALRQTTGAHPMPVSVTLFASSALTTLKYNDQVERTLTRRMTYSYQALIARKFSPELSLQLMPTLIHRNLVATEQDQHDVYAIGFGGRQKLTKRTSLNLEYYYLVPANKPSEVRNSLAVGFDIETGGHVFQLHVTNSQGMIEKFFVAGTQGNFFKGDLYFGFNVNRNFTLRPQDKFRK, from the coding sequence ATGCGTAAACTCTACACTTTTCTGCCCGGCTCCCTGGCCGCGCTTCTGCTTGTACTGGGCGCTCTGGTAGCTACCCCGGCCCAGGCCCAGGATGATTTGCTGAACCAGCTGGAAGAGCAGACGCCACCCCCTACCGGCTCCTCGGTGGTAGATGCCACCTTCAAAAGCTCCCGCCTCATCAACGGCCATACCATTCAAACGCCCGGCCAGGGCACTATGGTGTTTCTGATTTCGCACCGGTTTGGCACTCTGAACAGCGGCGCTTACAACTTCTTTGGACTCGATCAGGCTACTATTCGGCTGGGACTGGAATATGGCTTCACTGACCGGCTCACAATTGGCGTAGGGCGCAGCTCCCTGGAAAAAACCCTCGACAGCTTTGTGAAATACAAGGCCCTGCGCCAAACCACCGGCGCACATCCAATGCCGGTTTCCGTGACGCTGTTTGCCAGCTCGGCCCTCACCACCCTGAAATACAACGACCAGGTAGAGCGCACCCTCACGCGGCGCATGACCTACTCCTACCAGGCCCTGATTGCGCGCAAGTTTAGCCCGGAGCTATCCCTGCAGCTCATGCCTACGCTTATTCACCGCAACCTGGTGGCCACCGAGCAGGACCAGCACGATGTGTATGCCATTGGTTTCGGTGGGCGCCAGAAACTCACCAAGCGCACCTCGCTCAATCTGGAATACTACTATCTGGTGCCCGCCAACAAGCCCAGTGAAGTGCGCAACTCCCTGGCCGTGGGCTTTGATATTGAAACCGGTGGCCACGTGTTCCAGCTGCACGTGACCAACTCCCAGGGCATGATTGAAAAGTTCTTCGTGGCAGGCACGCAGGGCAATTTCTTCAAAGGCGACCTGTATTTCGGCTTCAACGTGAACCGCAACTTTACCCTGCGTCCGCAGGATAAATTCCGCAAATAA
- a CDS encoding YceI family protein yields the protein MKHCYSWLCMALLLGVSSSASAQRYSTRTGTVSFFSVSIMEDIEAKTSQAAALLDMQTAQVAFAIPIRSFEFKRTLMQEHFNENYMESDRFPKATFKGRVTNLNVDQLHKGGAQRVAVEGDLTLHGITRKVQTTGSLEVASGRLLVHTLFSVAPADYGIDVPLLVREHIAKVVTIRVSMACDPVSPVTLAQP from the coding sequence ATGAAACACTGCTACTCCTGGCTGTGCATGGCGTTGCTTTTGGGGGTTTCTTCTTCGGCCTCCGCCCAACGCTATTCTACCCGTACCGGTACGGTAAGCTTCTTTTCCGTGAGCATCATGGAAGATATTGAAGCCAAAACCTCACAGGCCGCCGCTTTACTGGATATGCAAACGGCCCAGGTAGCTTTTGCTATTCCCATTCGCTCGTTCGAGTTCAAGCGCACCCTGATGCAGGAGCACTTCAACGAAAACTATATGGAGTCGGACCGCTTCCCGAAAGCCACTTTCAAGGGGCGCGTAACCAACCTGAATGTAGACCAGCTGCACAAAGGCGGGGCCCAGCGAGTGGCCGTGGAAGGCGACCTGACCCTGCACGGTATTACCCGCAAGGTGCAAACCACGGGCTCCTTGGAAGTGGCCAGCGGCCGCCTGCTGGTACACACCCTGTTCAGCGTAGCCCCCGCCGATTACGGCATTGACGTGCCCCTGCTGGTGCGGGAGCACATTGCCAAAGTAGTCACCATCCGCGTGTCCATGGCCTGCGACCCTGTCTCTCCTGTTACTCTTGCCCAACCTTAA
- a CDS encoding 2,3,4,5-tetrahydropyridine-2,6-dicarboxylate N-succinyltransferase → MSDLQTLIEAAWNDRSLLQQSATTDAIHHVIEELDKGRLRVAQPVGEDWQVNDWVKKAVILYFPIRQMETIEVGPFEFRDKMRLKTDYEQQGVRVVPPAVARYGAYLAPGVIMMPSYVNIGAWVGEGTMVDTWATVGSCAQIGSGVHLSGGVGIGGVLEPVQAAPVIIEDGAFIGSRSILVEGCRVGKEAVIGAGVTITGSTKIIDVTGPEPKEYKGFVPARSVVIPGSYAKQFAAGEYHVPCALIIGQRKPSTDLKTSLNDALREHGVAV, encoded by the coding sequence ATGTCTGATTTGCAAACCCTTATAGAAGCGGCCTGGAACGACCGTAGCCTGCTGCAGCAATCCGCCACCACCGATGCCATTCACCACGTAATAGAAGAGCTGGATAAAGGCCGCCTGCGCGTGGCCCAGCCCGTGGGCGAGGACTGGCAGGTGAATGACTGGGTGAAAAAGGCCGTTATCCTCTATTTCCCCATCCGCCAGATGGAAACCATCGAAGTCGGCCCATTTGAGTTCCGCGACAAAATGCGCCTCAAAACCGACTACGAGCAGCAGGGTGTGCGCGTGGTGCCGCCGGCCGTGGCCCGCTACGGTGCTTATCTGGCTCCCGGTGTTATCATGATGCCCAGCTACGTGAACATTGGCGCCTGGGTAGGCGAAGGCACGATGGTAGATACCTGGGCCACGGTAGGCTCCTGCGCCCAGATTGGCTCCGGCGTGCACCTGAGCGGCGGCGTGGGCATTGGCGGGGTGCTGGAGCCCGTGCAGGCTGCCCCGGTTATCATTGAAGATGGCGCCTTCATTGGCTCGCGCAGCATTCTGGTAGAGGGCTGCCGCGTGGGCAAGGAAGCCGTAATCGGGGCCGGCGTCACCATCACCGGCAGTACCAAGATTATTGACGTAACGGGCCCGGAGCCCAAGGAATATAAAGGCTTTGTACCGGCCCGCTCCGTAGTCATTCCCGGCTCCTATGCCAAGCAATTTGCCGCCGGTGAGTACCACGTGCCCTGCGCCCTTATCATTGGCCAGCGCAAGCCCAGCACGGATCTGAAAACTTCCCTGAATGATGCCCTGCGCGAGCATGGCGTAGCCGTTTAA
- the msrA gene encoding peptide-methionine (S)-S-oxide reductase MsrA: protein MEQATFGAGCFWCVEAVFQNLKGVEKVVSGYTGGRIPNPTYKEVCSGLTGHNEVTQITFDPTQISFEELLEVFWKTHDPTTLNRQGNDVGTQYRSGIYYHNEEQKRLAEAYKQKLNEAHAFESPIVTEIEPLKVFYPAEDYHQNYFNLNGTQPYCQFVVKPKVDKVKAVFGEKLKA from the coding sequence ATGGAACAAGCAACGTTTGGTGCCGGGTGCTTCTGGTGCGTAGAAGCCGTTTTTCAGAATTTAAAAGGGGTAGAAAAAGTAGTATCCGGCTATACCGGGGGCCGCATTCCCAACCCTACCTATAAAGAGGTGTGCAGTGGGCTGACAGGTCATAACGAAGTAACGCAGATTACTTTCGACCCGACCCAGATCAGCTTTGAGGAGCTGCTGGAGGTGTTTTGGAAAACCCACGACCCTACCACGCTTAACCGCCAGGGTAATGATGTGGGCACCCAGTACCGCTCCGGCATTTACTACCACAACGAGGAGCAGAAACGCCTGGCCGAAGCCTACAAGCAAAAGCTGAACGAGGCCCATGCTTTCGAAAGCCCCATTGTGACGGAAATAGAGCCGTTAAAAGTATTCTACCCTGCCGAAGACTACCACCAGAACTACTTCAACCTGAATGGCACGCAGCCCTACTGCCAGTTTGTAGTAAAGCCGAAAGTAGATAAAGTGAAAGCAGTATTTGGTGAGAAGCTCAAAGCATAA
- a CDS encoding 3-hydroxyacyl-CoA dehydrogenase family protein has translation MMNVAVIGSGTMGNGIAHVFAQHGFPVALIDINQAALDRALGTIAKNLDRQVAKGSLSEADKATTLGNITTYTSVAEGVRNVELVVEAATENVELKLQIFRDLDQHAPQGAILASNTSSISITKIAAVTKRPEQVIGMHFMNPVPVMKLVEVIRGYATSDAVTQKVMDLSRQLGKTPTEVNDYPGFVANRILMPMINEAIYTLFEGVAGVEEIDTVMKLGMAHPMGPLQLADFIGLDVCLAILRVLHEGLGNPKYAPCPLLVNMVMAGRLGAKSGEGFYSWTHGTKELVLADRFKKS, from the coding sequence ATGATGAATGTTGCCGTAATTGGCTCTGGCACCATGGGCAATGGCATTGCCCACGTGTTTGCGCAGCACGGATTTCCGGTTGCTCTGATTGATATTAACCAGGCTGCGCTGGACCGGGCGCTGGGCACTATTGCCAAAAACCTGGACCGCCAGGTGGCGAAAGGCTCGCTTAGCGAGGCCGACAAAGCCACTACCCTGGGCAATATCACCACCTATACCTCGGTGGCCGAAGGCGTGCGCAACGTGGAGCTGGTAGTAGAAGCAGCCACGGAAAACGTGGAGCTGAAGCTGCAGATCTTCCGCGACCTGGACCAGCACGCGCCCCAGGGCGCTATTCTGGCCTCCAACACCTCTTCCATCTCCATTACCAAAATAGCCGCGGTAACCAAGCGCCCGGAGCAGGTAATTGGCATGCACTTCATGAACCCCGTGCCCGTGATGAAGCTGGTGGAGGTAATCCGCGGGTATGCCACATCCGATGCCGTAACGCAAAAGGTAATGGACCTCTCGCGGCAGTTGGGCAAAACCCCCACGGAGGTGAATGACTACCCCGGCTTTGTGGCCAACCGCATTCTGATGCCCATGATCAACGAGGCTATCTATACCTTATTTGAAGGTGTGGCGGGCGTAGAGGAAATTGACACGGTGATGAAGCTGGGTATGGCCCACCCCATGGGCCCCCTGCAGCTTGCTGACTTTATTGGCCTGGATGTATGCCTGGCTATTCTGCGCGTGTTGCACGAGGGCCTGGGCAACCCGAAATATGCTCCCTGCCCCCTGCTGGTAAACATGGTAATGGCCGGTCGCCTGGGCGCAAAATCGGGCGAGGGATTCTATTCCTGGACGCACGGCACTAAAGAGCTGGTGCTGGCTGACCGGTTTAAGAAAAGCTAA
- a CDS encoding lmo0937 family membrane protein: MGNLLYIIAVILIIIWALGFLGFNSFGMGNLIHILLVIAIIAIVLRLIRGGTV; the protein is encoded by the coding sequence ATGGGAAATCTCCTGTATATCATCGCGGTGATTCTGATCATCATCTGGGCCCTTGGCTTCCTTGGCTTCAACAGCTTCGGCATGGGCAACCTGATTCACATTCTGCTGGTTATTGCCATTATCGCCATTGTGCTGCGTTTGATTCGTGGCGGCACGGTGTAA